A window from Oscillatoria sp. FACHB-1406 encodes these proteins:
- a CDS encoding class I SAM-dependent methyltransferase, which yields MKPSFVSSFRRSLGKAKRKLKENLAGNSEDMFPLCPPLPLPEGVSEGQLFQFLQSVLVSDAPPQEMANYCTQDFRRFVYTYGLARNLSGQALELGANPYFTTFLLREFSPLQLTLANYFGSELDSLVSQSVNFRDFKTEKHNRVELKSYHFNIEQEKFPFQESQFDVVFFCEIIEHLLLDPVAVLREIKRILKPDGALILTTPNVSRLENVAKMIAGANIYDPYSGYGPYGRHNREYNKHELYLLLTYLGFEIETLFSADVHQNNAGNYIALSKLKPVLQAREQDLGQYLFVKAINSQPGHSKKPSFLYRSYPPEELE from the coding sequence ATGAAGCCTAGTTTTGTCAGTAGCTTTCGTCGCTCCCTAGGGAAAGCCAAACGAAAATTGAAGGAAAATCTCGCAGGAAATTCAGAAGATATGTTCCCGCTTTGCCCCCCACTTCCCCTGCCTGAAGGGGTTAGCGAAGGGCAACTTTTTCAGTTCCTTCAATCCGTGTTAGTTTCCGATGCACCGCCCCAGGAAATGGCAAATTACTGCACTCAAGACTTCAGGCGATTTGTTTATACCTATGGACTCGCTAGGAATTTGTCGGGGCAAGCCCTCGAACTCGGTGCAAATCCTTACTTTACCACCTTTTTGCTTCGAGAGTTTTCACCCCTACAACTCACATTAGCCAACTACTTCGGCTCTGAATTAGACTCGCTGGTTTCCCAGTCTGTAAATTTTCGAGATTTTAAGACTGAAAAGCATAATCGCGTTGAGTTAAAATCCTACCACTTCAATATCGAACAAGAAAAGTTCCCATTTCAAGAGAGCCAATTTGATGTCGTCTTTTTTTGCGAAATTATCGAACATCTCCTTCTCGATCCCGTTGCCGTTTTACGAGAAATCAAACGTATCTTAAAACCGGACGGAGCGCTAATTTTAACAACGCCTAACGTCAGCCGCTTAGAAAATGTTGCAAAAATGATAGCAGGCGCAAACATCTACGATCCTTATTCAGGCTACGGCCCCTACGGCAGACACAATCGGGAATATAATAAGCACGAACTTTATTTATTATTAACTTATTTAGGATTTGAGATCGAGACCTTATTTAGTGCTGACGTTCATCAGAATAATGCTGGAAATTATATTGCACTCTCCAAACTGAAACCCGTTCTTCAAGCACGAGAACAGGACTTAGGACAATACCTTTTTGTCAAGGCGATAAATTCCCAGCCCGGTCATTCCAAAAAACCTTCATTTCTCTATCGCAGCTATCCTCCAGAAGAATTAGAATAA
- a CDS encoding glycosyltransferase: MQPIAVVTPWWGKELKGGAEQQAYQVATRLAARGHRVEVLTTCCRAFQDNWEKNYYRSGVTREAGLKVRRFPVNKRDAGAFDRANSVMLGIERHRLKIGVSPVSAAESAIFAAQNINSDKLLHYLRQHARDYRAFIFLPYLYGIILNGLPFVAERAYLQPCLHDEVYAYLPEVADIFHRAKGLLFISEGEAQLARKLFGPGIHNKSIVAGAGVEVNLESRDIIEKIGNFAPQQEAFILCLGRRDSTKNTDLLVRAYTIFKEKYPDSLLKLVLAGPGNVSYQDLTVGIVDLGLVEEAEKIALLENCQALFQPSRNESYSRVIMEAWFKERPVAAHRDCLATAMAVSAAGGGWLAETEAEWAEVFATVDCLNPLELSELGKRGYIYAENCAVWDKVMERYEGALGLLDESASSDSKSILLKLGTHFFGDRTPIQTVSSVPRKLQAIHQLLPNFSYGDAISNQALNVRQYLRNRGYESEIFVRYVEERVLSEVKLLTETKLDANAGLLYHHSIGSEVTPLAISHPAPKGLIYHNITPAEFFHPFDPQFAQLLEGGRQELSALATAFSLSVGDSAYNASELAAAGFQEPSVLPIIVDPGKWDIAPDTELMERLQDGERNLLFVGRIAPNKKQDDLVRAFAEYLTMDSGARLILVGWGSEREPYYCYLLKLIEELGLQQRVWITGKVNDAQLLAFYRTAHLFWSMSEHEGFGVPLVEAMWFDIPVLAYKSSAVPETLQGGGVMFFSKDNLLEVAALAKILVWEREWRDRVVKSQRKERDRFLLANVRQDIDRLIHQLEQS, from the coding sequence ATGCAACCCATTGCTGTCGTAACTCCTTGGTGGGGCAAAGAATTAAAAGGCGGCGCAGAACAACAAGCCTATCAAGTCGCCACGCGCCTTGCCGCCCGGGGGCATCGCGTTGAAGTTCTCACCACTTGCTGTCGCGCCTTTCAAGACAATTGGGAAAAGAATTATTATCGGTCAGGCGTGACGCGCGAAGCAGGTCTGAAAGTTCGTCGCTTTCCGGTTAACAAGCGCGATGCGGGTGCTTTTGACCGAGCGAACAGCGTCATGCTAGGGATAGAGCGCCATCGCCTAAAAATTGGCGTTTCCCCCGTTTCCGCCGCCGAATCCGCCATCTTCGCCGCCCAAAATATTAACTCCGATAAACTCCTTCACTATCTCCGCCAACACGCCCGCGACTATCGCGCTTTCATTTTTTTACCTTACCTTTACGGCATTATCCTAAACGGTTTACCCTTCGTTGCAGAGCGCGCCTATCTTCAGCCCTGCCTGCACGATGAAGTTTACGCCTACCTTCCTGAAGTTGCCGACATTTTTCATCGTGCCAAAGGTTTGCTTTTCATCAGCGAAGGAGAAGCTCAACTCGCTCGCAAGCTTTTCGGTCCGGGCATCCATAATAAAAGTATTGTCGCTGGAGCGGGGGTAGAAGTTAACCTAGAATCGCGAGACATTATCGAAAAGATCGGTAATTTTGCACCTCAACAGGAAGCATTTATTCTCTGTCTCGGTCGTCGCGACTCTACCAAAAATACCGATCTCCTCGTTCGAGCTTACACGATTTTTAAAGAAAAATATCCCGATTCACTGCTCAAACTTGTTCTAGCCGGTCCGGGTAATGTATCGTATCAAGATTTAACCGTAGGAATTGTCGATTTGGGGTTAGTTGAAGAAGCCGAAAAGATAGCATTACTGGAAAATTGTCAAGCCCTATTTCAACCGAGCCGCAACGAAAGTTATTCCCGCGTTATTATGGAAGCGTGGTTTAAAGAACGCCCTGTAGCCGCCCATCGAGATTGCTTAGCAACAGCAATGGCAGTTTCAGCCGCCGGTGGGGGTTGGTTGGCAGAGACGGAGGCAGAATGGGCGGAGGTATTTGCAACGGTTGACTGTTTAAACCCTTTAGAACTGTCAGAGCTTGGGAAACGAGGTTATATTTACGCTGAAAATTGCGCCGTTTGGGATAAGGTGATGGAGCGCTACGAAGGCGCGTTAGGATTGCTCGATGAAAGTGCAAGTTCTGATAGTAAAAGTATTTTATTAAAATTAGGAACGCATTTCTTCGGGGACAGAACTCCTATTCAAACAGTTTCTTCTGTGCCGCGAAAGCTTCAAGCTATTCACCAACTTCTTCCTAACTTCAGCTACGGCGATGCGATTTCCAATCAAGCGCTGAATGTGCGCCAATATCTTCGCAATCGGGGATATGAGTCTGAAATTTTTGTTCGTTACGTCGAAGAACGAGTGTTGAGCGAAGTTAAACTATTAACCGAAACTAAACTGGATGCAAATGCAGGACTTCTCTATCATCATTCTATCGGTTCGGAAGTCACGCCTTTAGCCATCAGCCATCCCGCACCCAAAGGCTTGATTTATCACAATATTACCCCTGCCGAATTTTTTCACCCCTTCGACCCTCAATTTGCTCAACTGCTCGAAGGAGGTCGTCAGGAACTTTCTGCCCTCGCGACGGCTTTTTCCTTATCGGTGGGAGACTCCGCCTACAACGCTTCCGAACTCGCGGCTGCGGGCTTTCAGGAACCGAGCGTCCTTCCTATTATTGTAGACCCCGGTAAGTGGGATATTGCGCCGGATACGGAGTTAATGGAACGACTCCAAGACGGTGAGAGAAATCTCCTATTTGTTGGTAGAATTGCTCCTAATAAGAAACAGGATGACTTGGTGCGCGCATTCGCCGAATACCTGACGATGGATTCAGGAGCGCGTCTGATTTTGGTTGGGTGGGGGAGCGAACGCGAACCCTACTACTGCTATCTGCTGAAGTTAATTGAAGAGTTGGGATTGCAGCAGCGCGTTTGGATTACCGGGAAAGTTAACGACGCGCAACTGCTTGCCTTTTATCGCACTGCTCACCTATTCTGGTCGATGAGCGAGCATGAAGGATTCGGCGTACCGTTAGTGGAGGCGATGTGGTTCGATATACCCGTTCTCGCTTATAAAAGCAGTGCCGTTCCGGAAACGCTGCAAGGTGGGGGAGTAATGTTTTTTAGTAAGGACAATTTGCTGGAGGTGGCGGCGCTGGCAAAAATATTGGTATGGGAGAGGGAATGGCGCGATCGGGTGGTAAAATCTCAGCGAAAGGAGCGCGATCGCTTTTTACTCGCTAACGTGCGCCAAGACATAGACCGACTGATCCATCAATTAGAACAAAGTTAG
- a CDS encoding class I SAM-dependent methyltransferase, which translates to MIDNNNSEINVDELMEQVREEVARRKSKQITSNDTSIGDNSLLARSLSMSRFESLLEDARINSQNLEKLPNKFNRFPFNQEKIRKTLLKLYNFTFKKQQVVNQDLIEAIGELERIASEKNRALEQKHEQRHQALEQRHQALEQRHQALEQRHQALEQKLNHQIKALQLELSHSQRAYADLLKSLRSQTGGEATTSSVSSSSAGEDHLLDAFYVAFEERFRGSYNAIAERLAVYLPYIERANPAQANEILDLGCGRGEWLELLQNKGYKAKGIDLNQVMLEECRSRNLEVYEADAIAHLRNLPDNSLSAVTGFHIIEHLPFPALLRLLQETLRVLQPGGVAIFETPNPQNVLVSSRTFYLDPTHRNPLPGELVQFVLDNAGFDAVEILPLHPYNAALKIEGAEELTQRFNEYFYGPQDYAVIGYKPCNPLLS; encoded by the coding sequence ATGATAGATAATAATAATTCGGAAATCAATGTAGACGAGTTGATGGAGCAAGTAAGGGAAGAGGTTGCTCGTCGTAAGTCAAAACAAATTACTTCTAACGATACTTCGATAGGAGACAATTCCTTGCTCGCTCGATCGCTCTCTATGAGTCGATTTGAATCATTGCTAGAAGATGCCAGAATAAATTCTCAAAATCTCGAGAAATTACCCAATAAATTCAATCGATTCCCTTTCAATCAAGAAAAAATCAGAAAAACTTTACTAAAGCTTTATAACTTTACTTTTAAAAAGCAGCAAGTTGTTAACCAAGATTTAATTGAGGCGATTGGAGAGCTAGAACGGATTGCTAGCGAAAAAAATCGAGCCTTAGAGCAAAAACACGAACAAAGACATCAAGCCTTAGAACAAAGACATCAAGCCTTAGAACAAAGACATCAAGCCTTAGAACAAAGACATCAAGCCTTAGAACAAAAGCTAAATCATCAAATCAAAGCTCTTCAACTCGAACTTTCGCACAGTCAACGAGCTTATGCTGACCTACTCAAATCTCTCCGTTCCCAAACAGGTGGAGAAGCAACAACATCGTCTGTTTCCTCATCTTCGGCTGGGGAAGACCATTTACTCGATGCGTTCTACGTTGCGTTTGAAGAACGATTTAGGGGAAGCTATAATGCGATCGCCGAACGTCTTGCAGTGTACCTGCCGTATATCGAGCGTGCAAACCCAGCCCAAGCGAATGAAATATTGGATTTAGGATGCGGGCGCGGCGAATGGCTGGAATTGCTGCAAAATAAGGGCTATAAAGCTAAAGGAATCGATCTCAATCAAGTCATGTTGGAGGAGTGCCGCAGTCGGAATTTGGAAGTTTATGAAGCCGACGCGATCGCGCACCTCCGTAACTTACCCGATAATAGTCTGAGTGCCGTAACAGGCTTTCACATCATCGAACACCTTCCCTTTCCCGCCCTTCTACGCTTGCTGCAAGAAACCCTCCGCGTCCTCCAACCGGGCGGTGTTGCCATTTTTGAAACCCCGAATCCCCAAAATGTCCTCGTTAGCAGTCGTACCTTTTACCTCGATCCTACACATCGCAATCCCTTACCCGGAGAGCTCGTGCAGTTTGTATTGGATAATGCGGGCTTTGATGCCGTCGAAATCTTACCGCTGCATCCCTATAATGCAGCTCTAAAAATTGAAGGTGCCGAAGAACTAACTCAGCGATTCAACGAATACTTCTACGGGCCGCAAGATTACGCTGTCATTGGATATAAACCATGCAACCCATTGCTGTCGTAA